One genomic window of Luteitalea pratensis includes the following:
- a CDS encoding VWA domain-containing protein, which translates to MITRRDLLLSVPASVAGARLLHAQQPTFRVGAQNVPVYVTVTDANKRLVPGLEQGDFEIYDEKTKAPITIFDNQIQPVTVAVMLDSSGSMTMNLELLKQAAEQFVIRLLPEDRGRIGYFNDKIAFLSDFSNDRDMLIASIKDMQFGNPTRLFDSVLFSLDELKNVEGRKVILEFTDGADTASRSGLGEVLRRAREEEVMIYGIGLQSVMMGMRTKPDSALRKMAEETGGGYFELKDTDDLGPTFTRVAQELHSQYLLGFEPQTDGKVHKIDVRVTRPGLVARGRRSYQAPKS; encoded by the coding sequence ATGATCACCCGGCGTGACCTGCTTCTTTCGGTGCCGGCGTCTGTCGCGGGCGCCCGCCTGCTGCACGCGCAGCAGCCGACGTTCCGTGTCGGCGCACAGAACGTCCCCGTCTACGTGACGGTCACCGACGCGAACAAGCGGCTCGTCCCCGGGCTCGAGCAGGGCGACTTCGAGATCTACGACGAAAAGACCAAGGCGCCCATCACGATCTTCGACAACCAGATCCAGCCGGTCACCGTCGCCGTCATGCTCGACTCGAGCGGCAGCATGACGATGAACCTGGAGTTGTTGAAGCAGGCCGCCGAACAGTTCGTGATCCGCCTGCTGCCCGAGGACCGCGGCCGCATCGGGTACTTCAACGACAAGATCGCCTTCCTCAGCGACTTCAGCAACGACCGCGACATGCTGATCGCGTCAATCAAGGACATGCAGTTCGGCAACCCGACGCGCCTGTTCGACTCGGTGTTGTTCAGCCTCGACGAGTTGAAGAACGTCGAGGGCCGCAAGGTGATCCTGGAGTTCACCGACGGCGCCGACACGGCGAGCCGCAGCGGCCTCGGCGAGGTGCTGCGGCGGGCCCGCGAAGAGGAAGTGATGATTTACGGGATCGGGCTGCAGTCGGTGATGATGGGCATGCGGACCAAGCCCGACAGCGCGCTGAGGAAAATGGCCGAAGAGACCGGTGGCGGCTACTTCGAGCTGAAGGACACCGACGACCTCGGACCGACCTTCACACGGGTCGCGCAGGAGCTGCACAGCCAGTACCTGCTCGGCTTCGAGCCACAGACCGACGGCAAGGTCCACAAGATCGACGTCCGCGTCACTCGCCCTGGCCTCGTCGCCCGCGGCCGGAGGAGCTATCAGGCACCGAAGTCGTAG